Proteins from one Gasterosteus aculeatus chromosome 11, fGasAcu3.hap1.1, whole genome shotgun sequence genomic window:
- the LOC120827476 gene encoding trinucleotide repeat-containing gene 6A protein isoform X4, giving the protein MDADSSSSISSEKNLDAVTTVMMMSANAPSSVSSTASPSSIVTSAMIVGVSVNGDSKGNSRQVLGGGIGTISGANNGNNTTGSSHYSVAGSSSIGSNNHHNKPVGNSGVWGSNMITTSGSTPCINGGSNPNTLNPNANHGAWPQNPTPSPVSQGQRPPQAQGMTSKLGVAPQQSPVLGWGGMSAPNSSSMMEDTEVNNGTASSKVLASSNSGNGGLQPTNRNTESNGPNNTIMMNTTTTTTTNATMTSTPPNSTASPQLSGDCSWGSVGGNGVPLANGNPISAHPQGEMGGPGAFATPWGATTYPGDKGTPNADTVNPQNPALLQAGNPQMSSPAAYKSNNNHNNTGAPRWDQGPVSNPNQPQSSSSWGTGSNQIPGSAGQTPANGNQTTMGPPAGIPRPWGSSASSSSSSSSSSSATNKAPNGEWGSVPAGNNHLDPGSHKGSSANNGWKSLEDDAMGMGGGGGSGSHSPAGVTGGWGRTGGSEGSGESSGGRSSSDRDGSQPKGGNRRKVISPATAQPAVPQSDVDPRVLSNTGWGQTPIRQNTTWDVNSSANNRLQGHRGDERKHGSGGPGWGTGAQAAPSQTSGGWGVGPGSSGQGGSGWGERPTSGWDSKAPASGGGGQSSWNDGSSYRGSNNNNSSNTWSNNINKDERSNTWTNAPKPQQGWDSNSGNGNERWSNGGDGHRGGGRNHWGGEPQKGTNSVGWDNDRSGSGCWSEPNRTNNTTSSSSGNNTWAGSGGSNTPDKSTPNAGSNWGDAVHKPNPQGSSQGWGEPMNKSNHGAHNWSEPISKPSNEWGKGPESTMSTGNQVPNKPTGWLGGPIPAVGTKEEVSTGWEEPSPESVRRRMEIDDGTAAWGDPGKYSGGGASKRSRPGPSDQEAMGPPAQHQPHPSRNSMHPLQPMQPHAQDKSSSTTWGEPFPQKESSTWEPAPAPPVKVDNGTSAWGKPMDTSSTWEEPSRVTREPGPGWGGQQHKSAPGPKPMETWGGEEASMGNSWDQEEEVEIGMWSNNQQDNRSHDQNTWNYKHKCSNKINRPVNKQDEPWMKPFINQFSGLNFPRDSPDDSMKTGAGMGQDKRMDMGGMGDYNGQMGKNPSRQQLHKESAMDRSPYYEKNVNPMMGGSSVAQGRGGPQSQIPPQPNLRNQVPPPILPSQVPPSLLKYPGGNGSLNPLFGPQQVAVLNQISQLSQLNQITQLQRLLFQQQQQQKAQSQRAMPVGRPAEQTRPIGSPSMMQPPRHLDPSLLKQAAAHKPYLDNYLSHSAEMQKDALGSFSNFPLSLNPNLNVPLDMGGGGAVSYKEPPQSRLKKLWATDPLEQNSKPGAMSSGLRLEDSPFYDFLSPGASSLSPPGQSLGSVGDGWPPRANSPPPHGNTVTWPPEFRPGEPWKGYPNIDPETDPYMTPGSVINSLSINTVRDTDHLRDRNNGQSSSLNTMMPSTSAWSSIRASSHSGSLTSTAQSTSARPSESKWSPGGGSVSNSSLAHELWKVPLTPKAHSVAAPSRPPPGLTSQKPSAASSGWDGSALRLGGWGASESRYTPGSSWGDSSSSSGRSQWLVLKNLTPQIDGSTLRTLCMQHGPLITFHLNLPHGNAVVCYSSKDEAAKAQKSLHMCVLGNTTILAEFASEEEINRFFAQGQSLATPSSGWQTVGSSQTRMDQSHSFPSRAPEPNQWNSSELHSSSLWGGPNYSSSLWGNPGGTEAGRISSPSPISSFLPVDHLTGGGDSM; this is encoded by the exons ATGGACGCAGACTCCAGCTCCTCGATTAGCTCCGAAAAAAACCTTGACGCTGTGACAacagtgatgatgatgtcagCAAATGCTCCTTCCTCTGTGTCTTCTACTGCTTCTCCCTCTTCTATTGTGACTTCCGCCATGATTGTCGGCGTCTCGGTAAATGGAGACAGCAAAGGCAACAGTCGTCAGGTACTTGGTGGAGGAATCGGAACCATCAGCGGtgcaaataatggaaataacaCCACCGGGTCCTCTCACTACTCAGTGGCGGGATCCAGCAGTATTGGCAGCAATAACCACCACAACAAGCCCGTCGGTAACAGTGGTGTATGGGGCAGCAACATGATAACCACAAGCGGAAGCACCCCCTGCATCAACGGAGGGTCAAATCCAAACACTTTAAATCCAAATGCCAACCACGGTGCCTGGCCGCAGAATCCAACCCCAAGCCCCGTGTCCCAGGGCCAACGGCCTCCACAGGCTCAGGGGATGACCTCCAAACTGGGTGTAGCTCCCCAACAGAGCCCCGTGCTGGGCTGGGGTGGCATGTCCGCTCCAAACAGCAGCAGTATGATGGAAGACACTGAGGTGAATAATGGTACAGCAAGCAGCAAGGTGTTAGCGAGCAGCAACAGCGGGAACGGTGGCCTCCAGCCTACCAACCGCAACACTGAATCAAATGGACCAAATAACACTATTATGATGAATACTACtacgactactactactaacGCCACAATGACCTCTACTCCACCAAACTCTACCGCCTCACCCCAACTCAGCGGGGATTGTTCCTGGGGCTCTGTTGGAGGGAATGGGGTGCCACTGGCCAATGGAAACCCCATATCAGCCCACCCACAAGGAGAGATGGGCGGTCCCGGGGCCTTCGCTACACCGTGGGGTGCAACTACCTATCCTGGAGACAAAGGCACCCCAAATGCAGACACTGTGAACCCCCAAAATCCTGCCTTACTGCAGGCTGGGAACCCCCAAAtgtcctctcctgctgcttaTAAGAGTAATAATAACCACAATAACACTGGGGCCCCACGCTGGGACCAGGGGCCCGTCAGTAACCCAAACCAGCCCCAGAGCAGCTCGTCCTGGGGTACCGGCTCAAATCAAATCCCAGGCTCTGCAGGCCAAACGCCAGCAAATGGGAACCAAACTACGATGGGCCCTCCAGCAGGGATACCTCGACCCTGGGGGAGCAGcgcgtcgtcctcgtcctcgtcatcgtcgtcctcctccgcaACGAACAAGGCGCCAAATGGAGAATGGGGATCAGTACCTGCTGGTAACAACCATTTAGATCCTGGCAGTCATAAAGGAAGCTCTGCCAACAATGGCTGGAAGAGCCTGGAAGATGACGCCATGGGCATGGGAGGAGGCGGTGGAAGCGGAAGCCATAGCCCGGCCGGTGTCACTGGAGGCTGGGGTCGCActggagggagtgaaggaagCGGAGAGAGCTCCGGAGGCCGATCCAGCTCCGACAGAGACGGCAGCCAGCCAAAAGGAGGAAATCGCAGAAAAGTTATCAGTCCTGCTACAGCTCAACCAGCTGTGCCCCAGAGCGACGTGGACCCGAGGGTTCTGTCCAACACTGGATGGGGACAGACACCCATACGACAGAACACCACCTGGGACGTCAATTCGTCTGCCAATAATCGACTCCAAGGACACAGAGGAGACGAAAGGAAGCACGGCAGCGGAGGCCCCGGATGGGGAACAGGAGCACAGGCAGCTCCCTCTCAGACCTCCGGAG GTTGGGGGGTTGGGCCGGGGAGTTCAGGCCAGGGAGGTTCTGGCTGGGGAGAGCGGCCGACCTCCGGGTGGGACAGCAAAGCCCCAGCCAGTGGAGGAGGTGGGCAGAGCAGCTGGAACGATGGATCCAGTTACAGGgggagcaacaacaacaacagcagcaacacctGGAGCAATAACATAAACAAAGACGAAAG GTCCAATACGTGGACTAATGCGCCCAAACCTCAGCAGGGCTGGGATTCCAATAGTGGAAATGGCAATGAACGCTGGAGTAATGGTGGCGATGGCCACAGAGGAGGGGGCAGAAACCACTGGGGGGGGGAGCCTCAAAAAGGCACCAACTCAGTGGGCTGGGACAACGACCGGTCAGGTTCTGGATGTTGGAGTGAGCCAAACCGAAccaacaacaccaccagcagcagcagcggcaacaACACTTGGGCCGGCAGCGGAGGGTCAAATACCCCAGACAAGAGCACGCCGAACGCCGGCTCCAACTGGGGCGACGCAGTCCACAAACCCAATCCTCAGGGTAGCAGCCAGGGCTGGGGAGAGCCAATGAATAAGAGCAACCACGGAGCCCACAACTGGAGCGAGCCCATTTCCAAGCCCTCCAACGAGTGGGGGAAAGGTCCTGAATCCACCATGTCGACAGGAAATCAAGTCCCTAACAAGCCCACTG GCTGGCTGGGAGGCCCAATACCAGCAGTAGGTACGAAGGAGGAAGTGTCAACTGGGTGGGAAGAGCCGTCTCCTGAGTCTGTTCGGCGAAGGATGGAGATCGATGACGGGACAGCAGCTTGGGGAGACCCTG GTAAATACAGCGGGGGAGGTGCCAGTAAGCGGAGCAGGCCCGGCCCGTCAGACCAGGAGGCCATGGGCCCACCCGCGCAGCACCAGCCCCACCCATCACGCAACTCGATGCATCCTCTGCAACCCATGCAGCCGCATGCTCAAGACAAAAGCTCCAGTACCA CTTGGGGTGAGCCTTTCCCCCAGAAGGAGTCCTCCACGTGGGAGCCTGCCCCCGCGCCGCCTGTTAAAGTGGACAACGGGACGTCTGCCTGGGGGAAGCCCATGGACACCAGCTCCACCTGGGAAGAGCCCAGCAGGGTTACCCGAGAGCCGGGGCCCGGCTGGGGCGGCCAGCAGCATAAGTCCG CTCCAGGTCCTAAGCCCATGGAGACGTGGGGCGGCGAGGAGGCGTCAATGGGCAACAGCtgggaccaggaggaggaggtggagatcgGCATGTGGAGCAACAACCAACAAGACAACAGGTCTCATGACCAAAACACCTGGAACTACAAGCATAAATGCTCCAACAAG ATTAACAGACCAGTCAACAAACAGGATGAACCCTGGATGAAACCCTTCATCAACCAATTCAGCGGCCTGAACTTCCCT AGAGACTCTCCTGACGACTCCATGAAGACGGGAGCAGGGATGGGGCAGGACAAGCGCATGGACATGGGCGGCATGGGAGACTACAATGGACAAATGGGCAAGAACCCCTCTCGTCAGCAGCTGCACAAGGAGTCTGCTATGGACCGCAGCCCCTACTATGAGAAG AATGTAAACCCTATGATGGGTGGCAGCAGCGTAGCACAGGGCCGAGGTGGCCCCCAGTCCCAGatccccccccaacccaaccTCCGTAACCAAGTGCCTCCACCCATCCTGCCCTCTCAG gtgCCTCCATCTCTGTTGAAGTACCCCGGAGGTAACGGAAGTCTGAACCCTCTGTTTGGCCCTCAGCAGGTGGCTGTGCTCAACCAAATCTCCCAGCTGTCACAGCTCAACCAGATCACCCAGTTACAG CGTCTtctcttccagcagcagcagcagcagaaagctCAGAGCCAGCGGGCCATGCCTGTGGGACGGCCGGCTGAACag ACGCGTCCTATTGGTTCTCCGTCGATGATGCAGCCCCCGCGGCACCTGGACCCCTCCCTGCTGAAACAGGCCGCCGCCCACAAACCGTACCTGGATAACTACTTGTCCCACAGCGCTGAGATGCAGAAGGACGCTCTCGGATCCTTCAGCAATTTCCCTTTAA GCTTGAACCCTAACCTGAATGTACCGCTGGACATGGGTGGCGGCGGAGCTGTGAGCTACAAAGAGCCGCCCCAGTCCAGACTGAAGAAACTGTGGGCCACTGATCCTCTGGAGCAGAACAGCAAACCTG GTGCTATGTCGTCTGGGCTGCGTCTGGAGGACTCTCCCTTCTACGACTTCCTGTCTCCTGGCGCATCGTCCCTGAGTCCTCCCGGCCAATCACTGGGCTCGGTGGGCGATGGCTGGCCGCCCCGTGCCAactcccccccgccccatgGAAACACTGTCACCTGGCCCCCAG agttCCGGCCCGGTGAGCCTTGGAAAGGTTACCCCAACATTGACCCTGAGACTGACCCTTACATGACCCCCGGCAGTGTCATCAACTCCCTCTCCATCAACACCGTCCGTGACACAGACCACCTCAGGGACAGGAACAACG GGCAATCCTCATCACTGAACACCATGATGCCTTCTACCAGTGCCTGGTCATCCATTCGTGCCTCCAGCCACAGCGGTTCCCTCACCAGTACAGCACAAAGCACTTCAG CCAGACCCAGTGAGTCAAAGTGGTCTCCCGGCGGCGGCTCTGTGTCCAACTCCTCCCTGGCCCATGAGCTGTGGAAGGTCCCCCTGACTCCCAAGGCGCACTCAGTGGCGGCCCCCTCCAGACCACCGCCCGGCCTCACCAGCCAGAAGCCCAGCGCCGCCTCCTCCGGCTGGGACGGCTCTGCCCTGAGGCTGGGAGGTTGGGGCGCCTCTGAGTCCAGATACACACCTG GTTCCAGTTGgggcgacagcagcagcagctcagggaGAAGCCAATGGCTTGTTCTGAAAAATCTCACACCTCAG ATCGACGGCTCCACCCTGAGGACCTTGTGCATGCAGCACGGCCCTCTGATCACATTCCACCTCAACCTGCCACACGGGAACGCCGTGGTATGCTACAGCTCCAAGGACGAGGCCGCCAAGGCCCAGAAGAGCCTGCACAT gtgtgtTTTGGGGAACACTACTATTCTGGCTGAGTTTGCCAGCGAGGAGGAAATCAACCGTTTCTTTGCACAAGGGCAGTCACTGGCCACGCCCTCCTCGGGCTGGCAGACCGTCGGCTCCTCCCAGACCAGAATGGATCAGTCCCACAGCTTTCCCAGCCGAGCTCCTGAACCCAACCAGTGGAACAGCAGCGAGCTCCACAGCTCCTCCCTCTGGGGCGGGCCCAACTATTCCAGTAGCCTGTGGGGGAACCCGGGTGGCACCGAGGCGGGGAGGATCAGCAGCCCTTCTCCAATCAGCTCCTTCCTCCCGGTGGATCACCTGACAGGCGGCGGGGACTCCATGTGA
- the LOC120827476 gene encoding trinucleotide repeat-containing gene 6A protein isoform X1 yields the protein MAPIRDSVSHSPNQTGLEHPGLDSQYEPSPWSSGSPCSSDGNSNWSKVLVDGSADKTNNPSSTNSSVWPPPSSSFSCSSSSSSSGCGSGSDPELASECMDADSSSSISSEKNLDAVTTVMMMSANAPSSVSSTASPSSIVTSAMIVGVSVNGDSKGNSRQVLGGGIGTISGANNGNNTTGSSHYSVAGSSSIGSNNHHNKPVGNSGVWGSNMITTSGSTPCINGGSNPNTLNPNANHGAWPQNPTPSPVSQGQRPPQAQGMTSKLGVAPQQSPVLGWGGMSAPNSSSMMEDTEVNNGTASSKVLASSNSGNGGLQPTNRNTESNGPNNTIMMNTTTTTTTNATMTSTPPNSTASPQLSGDCSWGSVGGNGVPLANGNPISAHPQGEMGGPGAFATPWGATTYPGDKGTPNADTVNPQNPALLQAGNPQMSSPAAYKSNNNHNNTGAPRWDQGPVSNPNQPQSSSSWGTGSNQIPGSAGQTPANGNQTTMGPPAGIPRPWGSSASSSSSSSSSSSATNKAPNGEWGSVPAGNNHLDPGSHKGSSANNGWKSLEDDAMGMGGGGGSGSHSPAGVTGGWGRTGGSEGSGESSGGRSSSDRDGSQPKGGNRRKVISPATAQPAVPQSDVDPRVLSNTGWGQTPIRQNTTWDVNSSANNRLQGHRGDERKHGSGGPGWGTGAQAAPSQTSGGWGVGPGSSGQGGSGWGERPTSGWDSKAPASGGGGQSSWNDGSSYRGSNNNNSSNTWSNNINKDERSNTWTNAPKPQQGWDSNSGNGNERWSNGGDGHRGGGRNHWGGEPQKGTNSVGWDNDRSGSGCWSEPNRTNNTTSSSSGNNTWAGSGGSNTPDKSTPNAGSNWGDAVHKPNPQGSSQGWGEPMNKSNHGAHNWSEPISKPSNEWGKGPESTMSTGNQVPNKPTGWLGGPIPAVGTKEEVSTGWEEPSPESVRRRMEIDDGTAAWGDPGKYSGGGASKRSRPGPSDQEAMGPPAQHQPHPSRNSMHPLQPMQPHAQDKSSSTTWGEPFPQKESSTWEPAPAPPVKVDNGTSAWGKPMDTSSTWEEPSRVTREPGPGWGGQQHKSAPGPKPMETWGGEEASMGNSWDQEEEVEIGMWSNNQQDNRSHDQNTWNYKHKCSNKINRPVNKQDEPWMKPFINQFSGLNFPRDSPDDSMKTGAGMGQDKRMDMGGMGDYNGQMGKNPSRQQLHKESAMDRSPYYEKQSVSPSAYNNPPFDELPSNQNMSFSPSNCLDSGSSPSHRSPGGTRQNVNPMMGGSSVAQGRGGPQSQIPPQPNLRNQVPPPILPSQVPPSLLKYPGGNGSLNPLFGPQQVAVLNQISQLSQLNQITQLQRLLFQQQQQQKAQSQRAMPVGRPAEQTRPIGSPSMMQPPRHLDPSLLKQAAAHKPYLDNYLSHSAEMQKDALGSFSNFPLSLNPNLNVPLDMGGGGAVSYKEPPQSRLKKLWATDPLEQNSKPGAMSSGLRLEDSPFYDFLSPGASSLSPPGQSLGSVGDGWPPRANSPPPHGNTVTWPPEFRPGEPWKGYPNIDPETDPYMTPGSVINSLSINTVRDTDHLRDRNNGQSSSLNTMMPSTSAWSSIRASSHSGSLTSTAQSTSARPSESKWSPGGGSVSNSSLAHELWKVPLTPKAHSVAAPSRPPPGLTSQKPSAASSGWDGSALRLGGWGASESRYTPGSSWGDSSSSSGRSQWLVLKNLTPQIDGSTLRTLCMQHGPLITFHLNLPHGNAVVCYSSKDEAAKAQKSLHMCVLGNTTILAEFASEEEINRFFAQGQSLATPSSGWQTVGSSQTRMDQSHSFPSRAPEPNQWNSSELHSSSLWGGPNYSSSLWGNPGGTEAGRISSPSPISSFLPVDHLTGGGDSM from the exons ATGGCTCCCATTCGGGATTCCGTCAGCCACTCCCCTAATCAAACAG GTCTGGAGCACCCTGGTCTGGACTCTCAGTATGAGCCTTCCCCCTGGTCCTCTGGCTCTCCCTGCAGCAGTGACGGCAACAGCAACTGGAGCAAAGTCCTAGTGGACGGAAGCGCAGACAAAACCAACAACCCTTCTTCAACGAACTCCTCCGTCTggcctccgccctcctcttcattCTCgtgctcctcctcgtcttcctcttcggGCTGCGGGTCAGGATCAGACCCCGAGTTGGCATCAGAATGCATGGACGCAGACTCCAGCTCCTCGATTAGCTCCGAAAAAAACCTTGACGCTGTGACAacagtgatgatgatgtcagCAAATGCTCCTTCCTCTGTGTCTTCTACTGCTTCTCCCTCTTCTATTGTGACTTCCGCCATGATTGTCGGCGTCTCGGTAAATGGAGACAGCAAAGGCAACAGTCGTCAGGTACTTGGTGGAGGAATCGGAACCATCAGCGGtgcaaataatggaaataacaCCACCGGGTCCTCTCACTACTCAGTGGCGGGATCCAGCAGTATTGGCAGCAATAACCACCACAACAAGCCCGTCGGTAACAGTGGTGTATGGGGCAGCAACATGATAACCACAAGCGGAAGCACCCCCTGCATCAACGGAGGGTCAAATCCAAACACTTTAAATCCAAATGCCAACCACGGTGCCTGGCCGCAGAATCCAACCCCAAGCCCCGTGTCCCAGGGCCAACGGCCTCCACAGGCTCAGGGGATGACCTCCAAACTGGGTGTAGCTCCCCAACAGAGCCCCGTGCTGGGCTGGGGTGGCATGTCCGCTCCAAACAGCAGCAGTATGATGGAAGACACTGAGGTGAATAATGGTACAGCAAGCAGCAAGGTGTTAGCGAGCAGCAACAGCGGGAACGGTGGCCTCCAGCCTACCAACCGCAACACTGAATCAAATGGACCAAATAACACTATTATGATGAATACTACtacgactactactactaacGCCACAATGACCTCTACTCCACCAAACTCTACCGCCTCACCCCAACTCAGCGGGGATTGTTCCTGGGGCTCTGTTGGAGGGAATGGGGTGCCACTGGCCAATGGAAACCCCATATCAGCCCACCCACAAGGAGAGATGGGCGGTCCCGGGGCCTTCGCTACACCGTGGGGTGCAACTACCTATCCTGGAGACAAAGGCACCCCAAATGCAGACACTGTGAACCCCCAAAATCCTGCCTTACTGCAGGCTGGGAACCCCCAAAtgtcctctcctgctgcttaTAAGAGTAATAATAACCACAATAACACTGGGGCCCCACGCTGGGACCAGGGGCCCGTCAGTAACCCAAACCAGCCCCAGAGCAGCTCGTCCTGGGGTACCGGCTCAAATCAAATCCCAGGCTCTGCAGGCCAAACGCCAGCAAATGGGAACCAAACTACGATGGGCCCTCCAGCAGGGATACCTCGACCCTGGGGGAGCAGcgcgtcgtcctcgtcctcgtcatcgtcgtcctcctccgcaACGAACAAGGCGCCAAATGGAGAATGGGGATCAGTACCTGCTGGTAACAACCATTTAGATCCTGGCAGTCATAAAGGAAGCTCTGCCAACAATGGCTGGAAGAGCCTGGAAGATGACGCCATGGGCATGGGAGGAGGCGGTGGAAGCGGAAGCCATAGCCCGGCCGGTGTCACTGGAGGCTGGGGTCGCActggagggagtgaaggaagCGGAGAGAGCTCCGGAGGCCGATCCAGCTCCGACAGAGACGGCAGCCAGCCAAAAGGAGGAAATCGCAGAAAAGTTATCAGTCCTGCTACAGCTCAACCAGCTGTGCCCCAGAGCGACGTGGACCCGAGGGTTCTGTCCAACACTGGATGGGGACAGACACCCATACGACAGAACACCACCTGGGACGTCAATTCGTCTGCCAATAATCGACTCCAAGGACACAGAGGAGACGAAAGGAAGCACGGCAGCGGAGGCCCCGGATGGGGAACAGGAGCACAGGCAGCTCCCTCTCAGACCTCCGGAG GTTGGGGGGTTGGGCCGGGGAGTTCAGGCCAGGGAGGTTCTGGCTGGGGAGAGCGGCCGACCTCCGGGTGGGACAGCAAAGCCCCAGCCAGTGGAGGAGGTGGGCAGAGCAGCTGGAACGATGGATCCAGTTACAGGgggagcaacaacaacaacagcagcaacacctGGAGCAATAACATAAACAAAGACGAAAG GTCCAATACGTGGACTAATGCGCCCAAACCTCAGCAGGGCTGGGATTCCAATAGTGGAAATGGCAATGAACGCTGGAGTAATGGTGGCGATGGCCACAGAGGAGGGGGCAGAAACCACTGGGGGGGGGAGCCTCAAAAAGGCACCAACTCAGTGGGCTGGGACAACGACCGGTCAGGTTCTGGATGTTGGAGTGAGCCAAACCGAAccaacaacaccaccagcagcagcagcggcaacaACACTTGGGCCGGCAGCGGAGGGTCAAATACCCCAGACAAGAGCACGCCGAACGCCGGCTCCAACTGGGGCGACGCAGTCCACAAACCCAATCCTCAGGGTAGCAGCCAGGGCTGGGGAGAGCCAATGAATAAGAGCAACCACGGAGCCCACAACTGGAGCGAGCCCATTTCCAAGCCCTCCAACGAGTGGGGGAAAGGTCCTGAATCCACCATGTCGACAGGAAATCAAGTCCCTAACAAGCCCACTG GCTGGCTGGGAGGCCCAATACCAGCAGTAGGTACGAAGGAGGAAGTGTCAACTGGGTGGGAAGAGCCGTCTCCTGAGTCTGTTCGGCGAAGGATGGAGATCGATGACGGGACAGCAGCTTGGGGAGACCCTG GTAAATACAGCGGGGGAGGTGCCAGTAAGCGGAGCAGGCCCGGCCCGTCAGACCAGGAGGCCATGGGCCCACCCGCGCAGCACCAGCCCCACCCATCACGCAACTCGATGCATCCTCTGCAACCCATGCAGCCGCATGCTCAAGACAAAAGCTCCAGTACCA CTTGGGGTGAGCCTTTCCCCCAGAAGGAGTCCTCCACGTGGGAGCCTGCCCCCGCGCCGCCTGTTAAAGTGGACAACGGGACGTCTGCCTGGGGGAAGCCCATGGACACCAGCTCCACCTGGGAAGAGCCCAGCAGGGTTACCCGAGAGCCGGGGCCCGGCTGGGGCGGCCAGCAGCATAAGTCCG CTCCAGGTCCTAAGCCCATGGAGACGTGGGGCGGCGAGGAGGCGTCAATGGGCAACAGCtgggaccaggaggaggaggtggagatcgGCATGTGGAGCAACAACCAACAAGACAACAGGTCTCATGACCAAAACACCTGGAACTACAAGCATAAATGCTCCAACAAG ATTAACAGACCAGTCAACAAACAGGATGAACCCTGGATGAAACCCTTCATCAACCAATTCAGCGGCCTGAACTTCCCT AGAGACTCTCCTGACGACTCCATGAAGACGGGAGCAGGGATGGGGCAGGACAAGCGCATGGACATGGGCGGCATGGGAGACTACAATGGACAAATGGGCAAGAACCCCTCTCGTCAGCAGCTGCACAAGGAGTCTGCTATGGACCGCAGCCCCTACTATGAGAAG CAGTCAGTTTCCCCATCTGCTTACAATAACCCACCTTTTGATGAGCTCCCCTCCAATCAAAACATGAGCTTTTCCCCTTCCAACTGTCTTGACTCTGGCTCGTCTCCTAGTCACCGTAGTCCTGGGGGCACTCGACAG AATGTAAACCCTATGATGGGTGGCAGCAGCGTAGCACAGGGCCGAGGTGGCCCCCAGTCCCAGatccccccccaacccaaccTCCGTAACCAAGTGCCTCCACCCATCCTGCCCTCTCAG gtgCCTCCATCTCTGTTGAAGTACCCCGGAGGTAACGGAAGTCTGAACCCTCTGTTTGGCCCTCAGCAGGTGGCTGTGCTCAACCAAATCTCCCAGCTGTCACAGCTCAACCAGATCACCCAGTTACAG CGTCTtctcttccagcagcagcagcagcagaaagctCAGAGCCAGCGGGCCATGCCTGTGGGACGGCCGGCTGAACag ACGCGTCCTATTGGTTCTCCGTCGATGATGCAGCCCCCGCGGCACCTGGACCCCTCCCTGCTGAAACAGGCCGCCGCCCACAAACCGTACCTGGATAACTACTTGTCCCACAGCGCTGAGATGCAGAAGGACGCTCTCGGATCCTTCAGCAATTTCCCTTTAA GCTTGAACCCTAACCTGAATGTACCGCTGGACATGGGTGGCGGCGGAGCTGTGAGCTACAAAGAGCCGCCCCAGTCCAGACTGAAGAAACTGTGGGCCACTGATCCTCTGGAGCAGAACAGCAAACCTG GTGCTATGTCGTCTGGGCTGCGTCTGGAGGACTCTCCCTTCTACGACTTCCTGTCTCCTGGCGCATCGTCCCTGAGTCCTCCCGGCCAATCACTGGGCTCGGTGGGCGATGGCTGGCCGCCCCGTGCCAactcccccccgccccatgGAAACACTGTCACCTGGCCCCCAG agttCCGGCCCGGTGAGCCTTGGAAAGGTTACCCCAACATTGACCCTGAGACTGACCCTTACATGACCCCCGGCAGTGTCATCAACTCCCTCTCCATCAACACCGTCCGTGACACAGACCACCTCAGGGACAGGAACAACG GGCAATCCTCATCACTGAACACCATGATGCCTTCTACCAGTGCCTGGTCATCCATTCGTGCCTCCAGCCACAGCGGTTCCCTCACCAGTACAGCACAAAGCACTTCAG CCAGACCCAGTGAGTCAAAGTGGTCTCCCGGCGGCGGCTCTGTGTCCAACTCCTCCCTGGCCCATGAGCTGTGGAAGGTCCCCCTGACTCCCAAGGCGCACTCAGTGGCGGCCCCCTCCAGACCACCGCCCGGCCTCACCAGCCAGAAGCCCAGCGCCGCCTCCTCCGGCTGGGACGGCTCTGCCCTGAGGCTGGGAGGTTGGGGCGCCTCTGAGTCCAGATACACACCTG GTTCCAGTTGgggcgacagcagcagcagctcagggaGAAGCCAATGGCTTGTTCTGAAAAATCTCACACCTCAG ATCGACGGCTCCACCCTGAGGACCTTGTGCATGCAGCACGGCCCTCTGATCACATTCCACCTCAACCTGCCACACGGGAACGCCGTGGTATGCTACAGCTCCAAGGACGAGGCCGCCAAGGCCCAGAAGAGCCTGCACAT gtgtgtTTTGGGGAACACTACTATTCTGGCTGAGTTTGCCAGCGAGGAGGAAATCAACCGTTTCTTTGCACAAGGGCAGTCACTGGCCACGCCCTCCTCGGGCTGGCAGACCGTCGGCTCCTCCCAGACCAGAATGGATCAGTCCCACAGCTTTCCCAGCCGAGCTCCTGAACCCAACCAGTGGAACAGCAGCGAGCTCCACAGCTCCTCCCTCTGGGGCGGGCCCAACTATTCCAGTAGCCTGTGGGGGAACCCGGGTGGCACCGAGGCGGGGAGGATCAGCAGCCCTTCTCCAATCAGCTCCTTCCTCCCGGTGGATCACCTGACAGGCGGCGGGGACTCCATGTGA